From a single Glycine soja cultivar W05 chromosome 19, ASM419377v2, whole genome shotgun sequence genomic region:
- the LOC114399574 gene encoding phenolic glucoside malonyltransferase 1-like, with protein MSRIKSISFLAMEKATRVKILEICLVSPPQEKTTTQTSLSLTFFELLWLRLPPVERLFFYEFPNQTISFFDTILPNLKHSLSLTLQHFLPFAGSIIWPLDSPHPIINYVPGNAVSLTIAESNTDFNMLCSNICDASLRHPLIPHLANSHEQASVMALQVTLFPNHGFSLGIATHHAAMDGKASTLFLKAWAYACSNNNNNLIGESFSSPLLSLPQHLTPFYDRSTIRDTSGIGADYLSAWLHYGGDNNSRSMKVLDQFGGGVNATTKEAIRWSFELTSSNIQKLKHHAQSKLKEENAHFSTFSVTCAYVLQCLVKADKPKANGVAFLFSVDCRSRLEPPLPSTYVGSCIIGHKVLYETKNLSGDDDFINALKGIKEALQKLENEVLSGATTLAEKVQMRMNNKIFTVGGSPRFEVYSIDFGWGRPKKVDVTSIGPTGGFFISESRNDSGGIEITLVLYKQEMESFMTHFAEGLESL; from the coding sequence ATGTCAAGGATCAAATCAATTAGTTTCTTAGCCATGGAGAAAGCAACAAGAGTGAAAATACTTGAAATTTGCCTTGTGTCACCACCACAGGAAAAAACGACAACACAAACATCTTTGTCTCTCACATTCTTTGAGTTACTATGGCTGAGGCTTCCCCCAGTTGAGCGTCTTTTCTTCTATGAATTCCCCAACCAAACCATTTCATTCTTCGACACCATTCTTCCAAATCTCAAACACTCTCTTTCCCTCACACTCCAACACTTTCTACCTTTTGCTGGCTCCATCATTTGGCCCCTTGACTCACCCCACCCCATCATCAACTATGTCCCTGGCAATGCCGTTTCCCTCACCATAGCTGAGTCCAACACTGACTTCAACATGCTTTGTTCCAATATCTGTGATGCTTCTCTACGCCATCCCTTGATACCCCATTTGGCCAATTCACACGAACAAGCTTCTGTGATGGCCCTCCAAGTTACCCTTTTTCCAAACCATGGCTTTTCTCTTGGAATAGCCACACACCATGCAGCTATGGATGGAAAAGCCTCAACTTTGTTTCTCAAAGCATGGGCCTATGCTTgctccaataataataataacctcaTTGGAGAATCATTCTCATCACCTTTGTTGTCATTACCACAACATCTCACACCCTTCTATGATAGGTCAACGATAAGAGACACTTCAGGGATTGGTGCAGATTATTTGTCTGCTTGGTTGCACTATGGTGGAGATAATAATAGTAGGAGCATGAAGGTGTTGGATCAATTCGGTGGTGGTGTAAATGCAACGACAAAAGAAGCAATCAGATGGTCGTTTGAATTAACCTCATCGAACATCCAAAAGCTCAAGCATCATGCACAATCCAAGCTCAAAGAAGAGAATGCTCACTTTTCAACATTTTCGGTTACATGTGCTTATGTGTTGCAATGTTTGGTCAAAGCAGACAAACCAAAGGCCAATGGAGTGGCTTTTTTGTTCAGTGTGGATTGCAGGTCTCGCTTGGAGCCACCTCTTCCATCAACATATGTTGGAAGCTGCATTATTGGCCATAAGGTTCTGTATGAAACAAAGAATTTGTCAGGGGATGATGATTTCATCAATGCTCTCAAGGGGATAAAAGAAGCTTTGCAAAAGTTGGAGAATGAAGTGctaagtggagcaacaactttgGCAGAAAAGGTGCAAATGcggatgaataataaaatatttactgtTGGTGGGTCACCACGGTTTGAGGTTTATAGCATTGATTTTGGTTGGGGGAGGCCCAAGAAGGTGGATGTGACTTCTATAGGCCCAACCGGAGGATTTTTCATTTCTGAAAGTAGGAATGACAGTGGAGGAATTGAGATTACTTTGGTGTTATACAAACAAGAAATGGAATCATTCATGACTCATTTTGCTGAAGGACTTGAATCTCTTTGA
- the LOC114399063 gene encoding phenolic glucoside malonyltransferase 1-like yields MIDHTNSYKVEVLRAMEQPTSVKVLEFCSLAPPQKTTTTNPTTPTSLPLTFFDLLWLRSPPVERLFFYEFPNQTISFFDTILPNLKHSLSLTLQHFLLLAGTITWPLDSPHPIINYVPGNVVSLTIAESNNDFNVLCSNTCDASLRNPLIPHLNTSNEEASVMALQLTLFPNHGFCLGISTHHAAMDGKASTLFLKAWAYACSNNTNLTEQSLSSSLSLPQHLTPFYDRSMIKDTTGIGAMYLNSWLNIGGPNNRSMKVWDLGGANAVTNEAIRGSFELTPSNIQKLKQHAKSKLKENNAHVSTYSVTCAYVLQCLVKTEQPKANGVAFLFSVDCRARLEPPIPSTYFGNCIIGRRVMDETMKLLRDDAFINALEGINEAMKKLEDGVLNGAVTLSTMMQIARDNRILTTAGSPRFEVYSIDFGWGRPKKVDMTSIGKTGAFGVSESRNDTGGIEVSLVLNKQEMETFTAHFTQGLESL; encoded by the coding sequence ATGATTGATCATACCAATAGCTATAAGGTTGAAGTTCTTAGAGCCATGGAGCAACCAACTAGTGTGAAAGTTCTTGAATTTTGTTCATTGGCACCACCAcagaaaacaacaacaaccaatCCCACCACTCCAACATCTTTGCCTCTCACATTCTTTGACCTACTATGGTTAAGAAGTCCCCCAGTTGAGCGTCTTTTCTTCTATGAATTCCCCAACCAAACCATTTCATTCTTTGACACCATTCTTCCAAATCTCAAACACTCTCTTTCCCTAACACTCCAACACTTTCTCCTTCTTGCTGGCACCATCACTTGGCCCCTTGACTCACCCCACCCCATCATCAACTATGTCCCTGGCAATGTTGTTTCCCTCACCATAGCTGAGTCCAACAATGATTTCAACGTGCTTTGTTCCAATACCTGTGATGCTTCTCTACGCAATCCCTTGATACCCCACTTGAACACTTCCAATGAAGAAGCTTCTGTGATGGCCCTCCAACTTACCCTCTTTCCAAACCATGGCTTTTGTCTTGGAATCTCCACACACCATGCTGCTATGGATGGAAAAGCCTCAACTTTGTTTCTCAAAGCATGGGCCTATGCTTGCTCCAATAATACTAACCTCACAGAACAatcattgtcatcatctttgtcattacCACAACATCTCACACCCTTCTATGATAGGTCAATGATAAAAGACACAACGGGAATTGGTGCAATGTATCTGAACAGTTGGTTGAACATTGGTGGACCGAACAATAGGAGCATGAAGGTGTGGGATCTTGGAGGTGCAAATGCAGTGACAAACGAAGCCATTAGAGGGTCGTTTGAATTAACCCCGTCTAATATCCAAAAGCTTAAGCAACATGCAAAATCCAAGCTCAAAGAGAATAATGCTCATGTGTCAACATATTCTGTTACGTGTGCTTATGTGTTGCAATGTTTGGTCAAAACAGAACAACCAAAGGCCAATGGAGTGGCCTTTTTGTTCAGTGTGGATTGCAGGGCTCGCTTGGAGCCACCAATTCCTTCCACATATTTTGGAAACTGCATTATTGGCCGTAGGGTTATGGATGAGACAATGAAGTTGTTGAGAGATGATGCTTTCATCAATGCTCTTGAGGGAATAAATGAAGCTATGAAAAAGTTGGAGGATGGAGTGTTGAATGGGGCAGTGACTTTGTCTACAATGATGCAAATTGCAAGGGATAATAGAATACTTACCACTGCTGGGTCGCCACGGTTTGAGGTTTATAGTATTGATTTTGGATGGGGAAGGCCTAAGAAGGTGGATATGACTTCTATAGGCAAAACAGGAGCATTTGGTGTTTCTGAAAGTAGGAATGACACGGGAGGAATTGAGGTTAGTTTGGTGCTGAACAAACAAGAAATGGAAACTTTCACGGCTCATTTTACCCAAGGACTTGAATCCTTATGA